A single window of Balaenoptera ricei isolate mBalRic1 chromosome 15, mBalRic1.hap2, whole genome shotgun sequence DNA harbors:
- the SOCS1 gene encoding suppressor of cytokine signaling 1 — MVAHNQVAADNAISTAAEPRRRPEPSSSSSSSSSSSPAAPARPRPCPAAPASTPGDTHFRTFRSHAEYRRITRASALLDACGFYWGPLSVHGAHERLRAEPVGTFLVRDSRQRNCFFALSVKMASGPTSIRVHFQAGRFHLDGSRESFDCLFELLEHYVAAPPRMLGAPLRQRRVRPLQELCRQRIVATVGRENLARIPLNPVLRDYLSSFPFQI, encoded by the coding sequence CAGAGCCCCGACGGCGGCCAgagccttcctcctcctcctcctcttcttcctcctcctcgccCGCTGCCCCGGCGCGCCCGCGGCCCTGCCCGGCTGCCCCGGCTTCGACCCCGGGCGACACGCACTTCCGCACGTTCCGCTCGCACGCCGAGTACCGGCGCATCACCCGGGCCAGCGCGCTCCTGGACGCCTGCGGCTTCTACTGGGGACCCCTGAGCGTGCACGGGGCGCACGAGCGGCTGCGCGCCGAGCCCGTGGGCACCTTTCTGGTGCGCGACAGCCGCCAGCGGAACTGCTTTTTCGCCCTCAGCGTGAAGATGGCCTCGGGCCCCACGAGCATCCGCGTGCACTTCCAGGCCGGCCGCTTCCACCTGGACGGCAGCCGCGAGAGCTTCGACTGCCTCTTCGAGCTGCTGGAGCACTACGTGGCGGCGCCGCCCCGCATGCTGGGGGCCCCGCTGCGCCAGCGCCGTGTGCGGCCGCTTCAGGAGCTGTGCCGCCAGCGCATTGTGGCCACCGTGGGCCGCGAGAACCTGGCGCGCATCCCGCTCAACCCCGTCCTCCGGGACTACTTGAGCTCCTTCCCCTTCCAGATCTGA